The stretch of DNA TCTTAACAACTTCTTGGATAGAGGTGCCATGCAAGGTAAATACATCCTAACTCATTGTTCCTGTAGACAGTTCTTTGTACAGATACTAAGACAATGTAAGAAATTAACTTATACTAATAAGGTAATACATGGTTGAAAATGTAGTGTGAACGGACTATTCAAGAGCAGAAACCTAGGATATCTTTGAAGGAGTGCAGCAGGGGATAGCCAGTCTGTACTGATTAGTTActacattattatttatacaagaatttctcagtggttctcaacctgtttTGTATGCAGACCTCCAGTTCTTATGGTAGGCGTTACTCATATGAAGTCAAGAATCAAATTCGTATGCAAACTACTTTGTGactaatacatacatttttaaattgccTCTGCAGAGAAAGTTGTATTGAATGCAGTATGTTGTAGCTTCTCTTTCCAAAGTAGCCAGTTCTGCTGTGGAAGGGGAAGCAAGGTATCAAGTACTACCTTATTAGTGTGTGtggcaacatgttttttttaaacgcTAATACAAGTTCTTTGTGTTGCTATTACTAAATAAGTTAggcttttctttttcctttatagGCTAATGCCATGTGTTGTTGGATCGAAAGCTTGTTTTGGTGTAAATCCTTGCAACCCAGCTGGGGGAATATCTGACCATTGCATTACAAAGTTATTAACTTGAAGCGCTATTATAAATTGCTTTTGTTAGCAGTTATTATCAAAAATTTAAAAGTACATGCTCTTGAAAATGGCTCCTGTAAGTCATATGTCTATTGCCTTCCACTGACAACAATGTGAAGCAATTCCCTAGACTGGATTGGCTCTATGTGCTATTAGATGTCTTTTTCTTACAGTGCAGGCTCTCTTAACTAAGTAGAATGGGCAGTCCCACTTGTCTCCACCCCCTCCAATGGCAGCACTGCTGGCATGCATCTAATGAGAATTAGAAGCTCATGGATACCGGTAGTTGTGGATATGGGCACCCATCCTTGTCACTAAAAGATTCATTCCTCTGTGGACAATTTTAGCTTAATGTCCACTCATTTGCCAAAACCTCTATATGTTGGGATCACTGGTAGTTCTTTGTTACAGAactttattattcattcattgattaaaaaaaaaaaaaaaaaggggggggggaccaTGGGTTTTACATTGTCAGAACTTTGCATGCCTTGTAGTTAGCAACTGCATGTCTGTATATGTTCAGTGGCAGACGTGTTGGAAAATATAAGCAGAGAGAAGCCATGCCAGTGAAATTTTATCCTGAAGAGGCTGTGGCTGTTATGGAACAACAATAGATACAAAAGATAAGAAAGAAATCAAACATTTGAGCACATGATTTTAGCAAAATAAATTGTGTAACCCATTTGTGGCTTTGTTTGAAGTGAATATCTTTGTATTATGTATATAGGTTGTTTTGTTTATTGGGcatgtttgaaaatgtcatgaTGACAAAGTACCATGTATGGCACCTGGCACTGTATCTGTCCTTTTGGCCTTGCACCTCTTTGTGTATTGCCACCTTGTTTTGAGAAGGCAATGAAGTCAAACGGGTTTTGCTTTTCCTTTTACAGGGTATGATATGTCGACATTCATCAGGCGCTATAGCAGATACTTAAATGAAAAAGCACTTTCCTATAGACTTGTGGCTGTTGACTTCACCAAAATGAAAAGAGGGTATGTCAGTGCCATATTGTGGTACCATATGAGTAACTTTCATAAGTAGCAGTTATATTTTCTTCTAACTTGTTGCACATTTTAGGGTAGATGGAGTTATGAGAACCATGGTTACGGAGAAGCTCTTGAAAACGCTTCCAATCATTCAGAACCAGCTGGATGCTCTCTTAGATTTTGATGTAAGTCTaaaattacactatattttttttatttgctattttatcTGTAAAACTTTGCTTTGACAttgcttttctctttttgtagGCAAATACAAATGAGCTAACAAATGGTGTTATTAAAACTGGTTTCATGCTGCTTTTCAAAGACTCGATAAGGCTCTTTGCAGCTTATAATGAAGGCGTCATTAACTTGCTAGGTATGTGTTGCTCATTGTTCATTTATTAATGTGgataactttaattttttttttttttttgtccaaacaTTTTGTCAAtataacataccgtatatactcgcgtataagccgagtttttcagcactaaaaatgtgctgaaaaagtaaccctcggcttatactcgagtatatgtgtccgtgcatacctaCAGTTGCGAGCACTCTGGCTCTGACGCTCGTTGGTCCCACCTCCCCGGAGAACGGAAGCGATTCCGAGTGAACCTGCACTTGCGCGCACTCTGACTGGCGCTCGTTGGACGGCGCGCAACCCCTCCCCATGGACGTCCGTGTGCATGCACTTAATTGCTTCCGTTCTCAGGGGGAGGTGTGCGCACCGAGCGCCAGTGTCAGAGTCAGAGTGTGCGCAAATGCAGGTTCACTCGGAATCGCTTCCGTTCTCGGGGGAGGTGGGACCAGCGAGTGTCAGAGTGCGCGCAACTGTAGCTATGCACTGACACCTGAGGACATGTGGCGGAAGGGAGGTATGCCCGCAACAGTCAGAGTCAGAGCCAGAGTGCGTGATGAACCTGCAGTTGTCAAATCCTGGTGTGATCACATTGTATTAGCAAATCTGAAGAGTGCATCCCTAGGTTTCAAACTGTATGAGTCTTATATGAAAAAGGTTACTAACCCCTGCTGTACAGTAAAACTGTAGGCTGCAATGTGTACACTGAGCTTTCAAAACTCCTGTAGTAACTAGCCAATCCCAAAATGTAAAGCTTTTATAGACAAATGTAGTGAAAAAACTTGAAATAACAAGCAAATCCCTCTATATGTAATAGCATATGTAAAAACCAACCATGTTCTTAAGTAGGTCAGAAACCAATTTACACatcaaataatttaatataatattatagagAGAGTGATCAAATGCATACTTAATGCATAGCATAGCATGTCATGCAGGCAACAGTTTTTCACTCTTAAAGTATTTCTTAGCCAAATCCATCCACATACGCACGCACTTATTCACGTCCGTTCTCGGAGGGGAGGTGCGCACAAGCGCCAGAGTCAGAGCCAGAGTGCGCAGAACTGCAGGTTCGCACGGACACCTGTGGAcatgtggagggagggaggtatgcatgcaagtggagggagggaggtaggtatgcacgcaagtggagggagggaggtacgtatgcacacaagtggagggagggatgtatgaacggacacaagcggaggaagggagggtgggtgcgtgcaacgagcgcgttacatctgcacatccatctgcacaacgagccagattaagtaattggtacaataacttgttatttacaattaaatttgtactaagtccagcatcaagaattattttgcccttgtaactactattgtagtactgtggtgggacttgtacactggggtccaagtacttgataattactatggcagcttccttagccttcccaaacttgcttttgtctgctgctgtagcatttttctttccctaaagttatctattatttatatctgttatttatttgattattgaaacttgtcagtagcggttgcatttcccaccctaggcttatactcgagtcaataagtttttccagttttcttaggtaaaattaggtacctcggcttatatttggatcggcttatactcgagtatatacggtatacattTTCCAAGTAACCTCTAATTAAGGATTACATCAGATATTGCAGCTGGCCACTCAGAGCACTATTACATGTTCTAGTCTAGAGTAACTAACTTGAATGTtcctaataatataaataaacacatatgCAGATAAATAATACTCACTGGGAAGAATAACCTGCATCAATAATATATTATTGATTAATTAAGAGAAGCAAATGTAAACTCTGCTTATAAATAATATTGTGTCCTTTTAAATCTTCATC from Xenopus tropicalis strain Nigerian chromosome 8, UCB_Xtro_10.0, whole genome shotgun sequence encodes:
- the picalml gene encoding phosphatidylinositol binding clathrin assembly protein like (The RefSeq protein has 1 substitution compared to this genomic sequence); translated protein: MSGQSITDRITAAQHSVTGSAVAKAVCKATTHEMMGPKKKHLDYLIQCTNEMNVNIPQLADTLFERTANGSWVVVFKALITTHHLMMYGNERFIQYLASRNTLLNLNNFLDRGAMQGYDMSTFIRRYSRYLNEKALSYRLVAVDFTKMKRGVDGVMRTMVTEKLLKTLPIIQNQLDALLNFDANTNELTNGVIKTGFMLLFKDSIRLFAAYNEGVINLLAKIKNIC